CTGAATCTTGGTGACTTCTTCCGGCTTGAGCGTGGCGGTCAGCTTGTAAGCGGCGTCATCGCTATTGAGCACCAGAGTGGGCAGGGTGCGGCTGACCACAGCCTGCGCGGCCTTCAGGGTGTCGGCGTCACGCAGTTGCACTTCCAGCACGTTGCCATTGCGTTTGATGGTGCCATAGCGCACTTGCTTGTTCTTCAGCTCGCGGCGGATGTCGCCGGCGTAGCGTTCCATCGTTTTGTCGATGGCGGCCTGCATGTCAACCTGCAGCAGGAAATGCACGCCACCGCGCAAGTCCAGACCCAGGAACATGGGGTAGGCCTTCAGGTCGGCCAGCCACTGCGGCGATGCTGGCAGCAGGTTCAGCGCAATGATGTAGCTGTCACCCAGCGCACGCTGGATGGCATCCCGGGCCTTGATCTGGGTGTCGGCATCCCTGAAGCGGATCTTCAGGCTGCTGCCGTCCAGATAAAGACCGTCCGGGCTGATGTTCTGGGCTTTCAGTGCCTCTTCCACGCGGCCCATCAGGGCGGTGTCCACCGGAATGGACTGGCGGGTGCTGGAGACCTGTACCGCGGGAGTCTCGCCGTAGAAGTTGGGTAGCGTATAGATCGTGGCAATGATCAGGGCTACCGCAATGACGAGGTATTTCCAGAGAGGATAGCGGTTCATGAGTGATATCGGAGCTAGGAAACGAAACTGGCCGTCATCCGGTGATACCGGGCTGACGGCCATGCTGGGGAATTACAGGGACTTCAGCGTGCCCTTTTCCACCTTGCCGGTAACGGCCGGGCGCTGCACATTGATTTCCACGCCATTGGCGATTTCCAGGGTCAGGAACTGCTCACCGGACTTCACTACCCGGCCCAGAATGCCACCCTGGGTAATAACTTCGTCACCCTTCTGGATTTCTGACAGCATCTTCTGGTGTTCTTTCATTTTCTTTTGCTGCGGACGCACCATCAGGAACCAGAACAGTACGAAAATGACGATCATCGGCAGAAAAGACATGATGTCAAAACCGCCCGGTGCGGTGCCAGCGGCGAAAGCCTTGTCAATAAAGGGCATGGATTTGCTCCCTTGTTATAGTGTTGATGGTGAAACAAACGGGCCATTGTAGCCACGCTGCGTGTCTTTTCCAACCTTCCGGCCTGAACGCAGGCTCAGACCACTTGGCGAAGTGGCAGGTTCCCACGCTTTATGACACGCCGCGTGCGCGCTTGTCGGCGAACTCCAGACGGAAGTCTTCGAAGCGGTCTTCCTCGATGGCCTTGCGCATTTCGCGCATCAGCTCTTGGTAATAATACAGATTGTGAATGGTGTTCAGGCGTGCGCCCAGGATTTCACCCACGCGGTGCAGATGGTGCAGATAGGCGCGGCTGAAGTTGCGGCAGGCGTAGCAGCCACACTCCTCGTCCAGTGGCTTCTTGTCATCCTTGTAGCGCGCATTCTTGATCTTGATGTCGCCGTACTGGGTGAAGATCCAGCCGTTGCGCGCATTGCGGGTGGGCATCACGCAATCGAACATGTCGATGCCGTTGGCCACGCCGTGCACCAGATCTTCCGGTGTGCCCACGCCCATCAGGTAGTGCGGCTTGTCCGCCGGCAGCATGCCGTTCAGCTCGCTCAGCATGCGGTACATTTCCGGCTTGGGCTCGCCTACCGACAGGCCGCCAATGGCGTAACCGTCAAAGCCCACCTGCAGCAGACCTTCCAGCGACTCCTGGCGCAGATCGGTATACAGATTGCCCTGCACGATGCCGAACAGCGCATTGGGATTTTTCAGGTCGTCAAAGGCGCGGCGCGAGCGCTCTGCCCAGCGCAGGCTCATCTGCAGCGATTTCTGCGCGGTGGCATGATCCACCTGGCCTGGCGTGCATTCGTCCAGCTGCATCACGATGTCGGAATTGAGCACGGTCTGGATCTTCATCGAGATTTCCGGACTCAGGAACAACTTGTTGCCGTTGATCGGGCTTTGGAAGGTGCAGCCTTCCTCGGTCAGCTTGCGCATGTCGGCCAGGCTGAAAACCTGGAAGCCGCCCGAGTCAGTCAGAATGGGTTTGTCCCAGCCGATGAATTCGTGCAGGCCGCCAAACTGCTCGATCACCTCCAGACCCGGGCGCAGCCACAGGTGGAAGGTGTTGCCCAGAATGATCTGCGCGCCGATGTCGTTCAGTTCCACCGGGCTCATGGCCTTGACTGAGCCATAGGTGCCTACCGGCTGGAAAACCGGGGTTTCCACTGTGCCGTGGTTGAGTTCCAGTGTGCCGCGCCGCGCGCCGCCGGATGTTTTGTGTACGGTAAACTTCAGCATGGGGTGTATTTGTTATGCAAAATCAGCGCGCTAGTATACAGCATGCGGTGGGTGGGCGTGCTGTTGCTACTGCGGCGGGTAAAAACCAGCCAGCAGCATGCTTGCTGCGCCATGTTTGACGCCGTAGGCCTGAATTTGGGGCGGTGATGCGGTGTGATGCTGTCTTTGCCGATTATTCCTGCGCGGGCTTGCTTTTTCGCTGCCGGGCCTTTAGTATTGCCAACTCGACGACAGGCACGTAGCTCAGCTGGTTAGAGCACCACCTTGACATGGTGGGGGTCGTTGGTTCGAGTCCAATCGTGCCTACCAATACACAGCATGGAGTTATCCCAGGTGAAACACTGGCGAACTACCACAACCCGACATTCTCACGCTAGCTGAGCCTTGCGGGTTGTACCATGCAAAAAAGAGCGGCTCAGGCCGCTCTTTTTTTTTACCCTTCGCAACGATATTACGCCCTGTTTGGAGTTGACATGCCTGACATTCGCCTGCCTGACGGCTCGGTTCGATCCTTCGACAAGCCGGTAACGGTTCATGAAGTGGCTGCGTCCATCGGTACCGGTCTGGCGCGCGCTGCGCTGGCAGGTCGCGTCGATGGCGTGCTGGTGGATACCTCGTACCGCATCGACCGCAATGCCGATCTGGCCATCGTGACCGACAAGGATGCCGATGGCCTTGGCATCATTCGCCACTCCACTGCCCACTTGCTGGCCTATGCGGTAAAAGAGTTGTTCCCCGAGGCTCAGGTGACCATCGGGCCGGAAATCGAAAACGGTTTCTACTACGACTTCGCCTACAAGCGCCCGTTTACCCCGGAAGACCTCGCCGCCATCGAAAAGAAGATGAGCGAACTGGCGAAGAAGGATATTCCGGTCGAGCGCTACGAGCTGCCGCGTGATGAAGCCATTGCCTACTTCAAGAGCATTGGCGAAGCCTACAAGGCCGAGATTATCGAATCCATTCCGCAGGGTGAGGTGCTGAGCCTGTACCGCGAAGGCGAATTCACCGACCTGTGTCGTGGCCCGCACGTGCCGTCCACCG
The sequence above is drawn from the Aquitalea denitrificans genome and encodes:
- the yajC gene encoding preprotein translocase subunit YajC; protein product: MPFIDKAFAAGTAPGGFDIMSFLPMIVIFVLFWFLMVRPQQKKMKEHQKMLSEIQKGDEVITQGGILGRVVKSGEQFLTLEIANGVEINVQRPAVTGKVEKGTLKSL
- the tgt gene encoding tRNA guanosine(34) transglycosylase Tgt is translated as MLKFTVHKTSGGARRGTLELNHGTVETPVFQPVGTYGSVKAMSPVELNDIGAQIILGNTFHLWLRPGLEVIEQFGGLHEFIGWDKPILTDSGGFQVFSLADMRKLTEEGCTFQSPINGNKLFLSPEISMKIQTVLNSDIVMQLDECTPGQVDHATAQKSLQMSLRWAERSRRAFDDLKNPNALFGIVQGNLYTDLRQESLEGLLQVGFDGYAIGGLSVGEPKPEMYRMLSELNGMLPADKPHYLMGVGTPEDLVHGVANGIDMFDCVMPTRNARNGWIFTQYGDIKIKNARYKDDKKPLDEECGCYACRNFSRAYLHHLHRVGEILGARLNTIHNLYYYQELMREMRKAIEEDRFEDFRLEFADKRARGVS